One genomic window of Lynx canadensis isolate LIC74 chromosome F2, mLynCan4.pri.v2, whole genome shotgun sequence includes the following:
- the ARC gene encoding activity-regulated cytoskeleton-associated protein, with product MELDHMTSGGLHAYPGPRGGPAAKPNVILQIGKCRAEMLEHVRRTHRHLLTEVSKQVERELKGLHRSVGKLESNLDGYVPTGDSQRWKKSIKACLCRCQETIANLERWVKREMHVWREVFYRLERWADRLESMGGKYPVGGEPARHTVSVGVGGPESYCHDADGYDYTVSPYAITPPPAAGELPGQEPAEAQQYPPWAPGEDGQPGPGVDTQIFEDPREFLSHLEEYLRQVGGSEEYWLSQIQNHMNGPAKKWWEFKQGSVKNWVEFKKEFLQYSEGTLSREAIQRELDLPQKQGEPLDQFLWRKRDLYQTLYVDAEEEEIIQYVVGTLQPKLKRFLRHPLPKTLEQLIQRGKEVQDGLAQASEPAGPQLPAEEEAEALTPALTSESVASDRTQPE from the coding sequence ATGGAGCTGGACCACATGACGAGCGGCGGCCTCCACGCCTACCCCGGGCCGCGGGGCGGGCCGGCCGCCAAGCCCAACGTGATCCTGCAGATCGGTAAGTGCCGGGCCGAGATGCTGGAGCACGTGCGGAGGACCCACCGGCACCTGCTGACCGAGGTGTCCAAGCAGGTGGAGCGGGAGCTGAAGGGGCTGCACAGGTCGGTGGGTAAGCTGGAGAGCAACCTGGACGGCTACGTGCCCACCGGCGACTCGCAGCGCTGGAAGAAGTCCATCAAGGCCTGCCTGTGCCGCTGCCAGGAGACCATCGCCAACCTGGAGCGCTGGGTCAAGCGCGAGATGCACGTGTGGCGGGAGGTCTTCTACCGGCTGGAGAGGTGGGCCGACCGCCTGGAGTCCATGGGCGGCAAGTACCCCGTGGGCGGCGAGCCGGCCCGCCACACCGTGTCCGTGGGCGTCGGGGGTCCCGAGAGCTACTGCCACGACGCCGATGGGTACGACTACACGGTCAGCCCCTACGCCatcaccccgccccccgccgccggcGAGCTGCCCGGGCAGGAGCCCGCCGAGGCCCAGCAGTACCCGCCCTGGGCGCCCGGCGAGGACGGGCAGCCCGGCCCCGGCGTGGACACGCAGATCTTCGAGGACCCGAGGGAGTTCCTCAGCCACCTGGAGGAGTACCTGCGGCAGGTGGGCGGCTCCGAGGAGTACTGGCTGTCCCAAATCCAGAACCACATGAACGGGCCGGCCAAGAAGTGGTGGGAGTTCAAGCAGGGCTCCGTGAAGAACTGGGTGGAGTTCAAGAAGGAATTCCTGCAGTACAGCGAGGGCACGCTGTCCCGCGAGGCCATCCAGCGCGAGCTGGACCTGCCCCAGAAACAGGGGGAGCCGCTGGACCAGTTCCTGTGGCGCAAGCGGGACCTGTACCAGACGCTGTACGTGGACGCCGAGGAGGAGGAGATCATCCAGTACGTGGTGGGCACCCTGCAGCCCAAGCTGAAGCGCTTCCTGCGGCACCCGCTGCCCAAGACCCTGGAGCAGCTCATCCAGAGGGGCAAGGAGGTGCAGGATGGCCTGGCCCAGGCCTCCGAGCCCGCCGGCCCCCAGCTGCCCGCCGAGGAGGAGGCCGAGGCCCTCACGCCGGCCCTCACCAGCGAGTCTGTGGCCAGCGACCGGACCCAGCCTGAATAG